TCGGCCACTTTGCCAGCGCCAACCACATCCGCATTACCGCAGCCGATGGCAGCCAGAGTACCGTTCAATTCGAACACGCCATCATTGCCGCTGGCTCTCAGCCGGTAAAACTGCCCTTCATTCCGCACGATGATCACCGCGTTATCGACTCGACCGGTGCGCTCGAATTGGCGGATATCCCCAAGCGGATGCTGATCATCGGTGGCGGTATCATCGGTCTGGAAATGGCGCAGGTCTATGCCTCACTCGGGAGCAAGATCACCATTGTCGAACTGGCGGACAACATCATCCCCGGCGCGGATAAGGATCTGGTTCGCCCGCTGCTCAAAGACATCAAGAAGCGCTACGAGAACATTTATCTCGGCAGCAAGGTCACCGGTGTCACCGCCACCGCCGACGGCTTGGATGTGACCTTTGAAGGCAAATCCGCCCCGGCAACCGATCGTTTCGACAGGATTCTGGTCGCTGTCGGCCGCGCGCCAAACGGTCGCAAGCTCAATCTGGAAGCGGCCGGTGTCACCGTCGATCAGCGCGGCTTCATCCCCGTAGACGCGCGGATGCAGACCAATGTGCCGCACATCTTCGCCATTGGCGACATCGTCGGCCAACCCATGCTGGCCCACAAGGCTGTGCATGAAGGCAAAGTCGCCGCGGAAGTCATCTGCGGCATGAAATCCGCCTTCACGCCGATCACCATCCCGAGCGTGGCCTACACCGACCCGGAAATTGCGTGGGCTGGCAAAACCGAAGATCAACTCAAGGAAGAAGGCATTGCCTATGAAAAAGGTGCCTTTCCGTGGGCGGCATCTGGCCGATCGCTCAGCATCGGTCGAGATGAAGGCCTGACCAAGGCGCTGTTCTGTGCAGAAACCCACCGCCTGCTCGGCGTCGGCATCGTCGGCCCGAACGCAGGTGAGCTGATTGCCGAAGCCGTACTCGCCATGGAAATGGGCGCCGACATGAGTGATATCGCCCTAACCATCCACCCCCACCCGACGCTCTCGGAAACCCTGGGCTTCGCAGCGGAAATGGCCGAAGGTACGATTACAGATTTACTGCCGCCCAAAAAACGGTAGAGAGGGACAACGCCCCCTCAACTATCAATTAGGCTGGACGTGTGTCAACTTGGCATAGCCGATGAGTGATGATGCGAGATGAGCCACTGCCCATGATGATTCTCGTACACAAAGGTGTAACGCGCAGGCACATCCGCAGTTGAGCCATCAGCCAACTCGACTCGAAAAGTATACGTTCCCGCATCGGTTATTTTGTTGCAGCCCAGCCGTACGGTGCGGTGGGTGATAAAGCCAACCGGTTTTTTCTCCAAAAAATGAACGAAATAGTCGGTGATTTCATCACGATTTGTCCGTGGAATATTCGACACCGTGGGCAACAAAACCGCGTCGTCTGCATAGCATTCTGCGACCCGACGAGCGTCTAGCGACTTCAGTGCGTTGTTCCAACGATTAAACAACTCCTCCGCCAATTTGCGCGTTGCAGGAGCACACACTGCAAGCGATCGCTCACCTGCAACTGCATCAATCGCCTCGGTTGAGTTGGTTCTTGTTTCACCTGTGATGGCATGTCCTTTACCCCGAAACGAAGCGCTGAGACTTACACGCTCATGTCCTTCCGAATCGTCATTTAAAAAACGCGTTCCGCTGACGCGAATGGGGTTAGGCTTAATCAAGGGATGCTCCAGCAGATCAATGGAATTAATTAGGCGCCTAGTTTCGCGTTATTTCGCAGTAACCACAAGCGATGAATCTCGCAAGGACGAGCCCCACGTAAACTTGATACCGTCAGGACGCACAGACGGCACGCCATGCCCTGAATCCCTGCGGATATTTTGTATCGATCATAATAACCAAGCCTGCTTTATACATAAATATTATTCATTATAAGTTTTTTATGAAATTGATTATTCTACTGACCCCATGTGCCAATAACGATCTCGTTTGACTTGAGACACCTTAACCGCCCAAGAGTGACCTATCTTGATTGAATACAGCGTTTTTATTTTGCTTGGTATTTTTTCTGGGCTGATTGCCGGGCTCCTCGGCATCGGAGGCGGGCTGATCGTGGTGCCCGTACTGCTTTTTTTGTTTCCTCTGATTGGTCTGGGCGACAGCCCGCATTTGGTGCATTTGGCGATTGGCACATCATTGGCGACCATCCTGTTCTCATCGATGGCTTCCATTTATACCCACCACAAAAATAAGGGCGTCCTTTGGGATGTGTTTATCCGCATCGCGCCCGGCATTGTGATTGGTTCGATTTTGGGTTCCACCATCGCCCATCTTTTGCCCGGAGAAATTCTCAAGAAGGTGTTTGGTGTTCTTGAAATTCTGATTGCCCTTCAGATGGCTTTTGGCCGAAATCCAGCGCCGACACGGACGCTACCCTCCGGTGTGCCCTTAAGTTTTTTTGGGGTTTCTGTCGGTGCGGTTGGCACGATCATGGGTATGGGCGGCGGCGCACTGACGACGCCTTTTTTCATGTGGTGTAATGTTGCCGCGCGCAACGCAATGGCAACCAGTGCGGCCATTGGTTTGCCCAATGCGCTCGCAGGCGCTATCGGTTACATTGTAACGGGATGGGGCCAACCGGATTTACCGAGCTGGTCCATTGGTTATATTTATCTGCCTGCACTGTTGGGCATTGTGATTCCCAGCCTCTTTTTTGCACCGATTGGCGCCACTTTGACGCACCGGCTGCCCGCCAAATTACTCAAACGCTTTTTTGCCATTATGCTCGTCCTACTCGGTCTGAACATGTTGATACACTAAGACGGGGACTCGATAGAAGATGAAACGCGCCATTTACCCCGGTACCTTTGATCCCATTACCTTCGGCCACATTGATGTCGCAAGGCGGGCAGCCCACCTCTATGATGAGGTCATCGTGGCAGTCGCTGCCGCATCAACCAAAACACCTTTATTCAATCTTGATCAACGATGCGAGCTAGCCCTGAAGGCACTTGAATGCTATCCCAATATTCGTGTCGAGCCGTTTGGTGGCTTGCTCGTTGATTTTGCCCGTCAATCTCAATCCTGCTCGATTGTACGGGGATTGCGTGCCGTGTCTGATTTCGAGTCCGAGATCCAGATGGCGGCCGTCAACCGTCGACTGGCGCCGGAAATCGAAACGGTTTTCCTTTCCCCCACCGAGGAACTGGGCTTCGTTTCGTCCAGTATCGTGCGTGAACTGGCCCGTCTGGGCGGAAACGTCGCCAGTTTCGTGCCATTGCACGTGGTGGATGCGTTAAAAGAAATCATCACGCATGAACAGGCCACAAAAGCCGGGGCAAACATGCTAAATTCACCCCACTGATTTTCGACATAGTGCCTGAGAGGAGTGAACCATGTCCCTGTTGATTACCGATGAATGCATCAACTGCGATGTATGCGAGCCGGAATGCCCGAATGGTGCCATTTCGCAAGGCCCGGAGATCTATGTGATTGATCCGAACCTATGCACGGAATGTGTGGGCCACTACGATACGCCACAGTGCGTTGAAGTGTGCCCGGTGGACTGCATTCCACTCGATCCGGACAACCGCGAAACCCATGACGAATTGCTGGCCAAGTACCATTTGATCAACGATTGATCCATTCCCGGTTAAAAGCCGGGACAGAACGACAAAACCCGCCCAGGAAATTCTTGGGCGGGTTTTTTTGTTGCATTCCAATCAAGGAAATCGAGAAATCAGTATGGCAGACGCGATTCGATCGCCAGCGTCAATGTACCCAAAGTCTCAAACCAAGCCGAGTCGATTTCATCATCTGAAAGGACAAGATCAAAATGATCTTCAAGCGCCGTGAGCAGCAGAACCACCCCCATGGAATCGAGCTCGGGCAAGGCGCCGAGCAATGGAGAATCCGCCGTTAGCCGTGCCGACTGAACATCCAGCCCCAGAGTGGAAATCACCGTCTGACGAACATCGTCAAAGATAACTGAATCAGCCGCTTCACTCAT
This region of Halothiobacillus neapolitanus c2 genomic DNA includes:
- the coaD gene encoding pantetheine-phosphate adenylyltransferase — encoded protein: MKRAIYPGTFDPITFGHIDVARRAAHLYDEVIVAVAAASTKTPLFNLDQRCELALKALECYPNIRVEPFGGLLVDFARQSQSCSIVRGLRAVSDFESEIQMAAVNRRLAPEIETVFLSPTEELGFVSSSIVRELARLGGNVASFVPLHVVDALKEIITHEQATKAGANMLNSPH
- a CDS encoding SgcJ/EcaC family oxidoreductase, with protein sequence MIKPNPIRVSGTRFLNDDSEGHERVSLSASFRGKGHAITGETRTNSTEAIDAVAGERSLAVCAPATRKLAEELFNRWNNALKSLDARRVAECYADDAVLLPTVSNIPRTNRDEITDYFVHFLEKKPVGFITHRTVRLGCNKITDAGTYTFRVELADGSTADVPARYTFVYENHHGQWLISHHHSSAMPS
- a CDS encoding YfhL family 4Fe-4S dicluster ferredoxin; this translates as MSLLITDECINCDVCEPECPNGAISQGPEIYVIDPNLCTECVGHYDTPQCVEVCPVDCIPLDPDNRETHDELLAKYHLIND
- the lpdA gene encoding dihydrolipoyl dehydrogenase — encoded protein: MASLETIKLPDIGVSGKVEIIEVLVEAGQIVEAETSMLTLESDKATMEIPAPKSGKIVELLIKVGDQVGTGDPIATMEVATESAGESAPAAAEPAPAAPKAEATAATATPVAAPADLNADHQCDVVVLGAGPGGYTAAFRAADLGKKVILIERFEKIGGVCLNVGCIPSKALLHVSGILNETREMGSHGITFAEPKIDLDGLRGFKNGVIDKLTGGLKQLAKQRKVTILHGVGHFASANHIRITAADGSQSTVQFEHAIIAAGSQPVKLPFIPHDDHRVIDSTGALELADIPKRMLIIGGGIIGLEMAQVYASLGSKITIVELADNIIPGADKDLVRPLLKDIKKRYENIYLGSKVTGVTATADGLDVTFEGKSAPATDRFDRILVAVGRAPNGRKLNLEAAGVTVDQRGFIPVDARMQTNVPHIFAIGDIVGQPMLAHKAVHEGKVAAEVICGMKSAFTPITIPSVAYTDPEIAWAGKTEDQLKEEGIAYEKGAFPWAASGRSLSIGRDEGLTKALFCAETHRLLGVGIVGPNAGELIAEAVLAMEMGADMSDIALTIHPHPTLSETLGFAAEMAEGTITDLLPPKKR
- a CDS encoding acyl carrier protein, with the protein product MSEAADSVIFDDVRQTVISTLGLDVQSARLTADSPLLGALPELDSMGVVLLLTALEDHFDLVLSDDEIDSAWFETLGTLTLAIESRLPY
- a CDS encoding sulfite exporter TauE/SafE family protein, encoding MIEYSVFILLGIFSGLIAGLLGIGGGLIVVPVLLFLFPLIGLGDSPHLVHLAIGTSLATILFSSMASIYTHHKNKGVLWDVFIRIAPGIVIGSILGSTIAHLLPGEILKKVFGVLEILIALQMAFGRNPAPTRTLPSGVPLSFFGVSVGAVGTIMGMGGGALTTPFFMWCNVAARNAMATSAAIGLPNALAGAIGYIVTGWGQPDLPSWSIGYIYLPALLGIVIPSLFFAPIGATLTHRLPAKLLKRFFAIMLVLLGLNMLIH